From Lasioglossum baleicum unplaced genomic scaffold, iyLasBale1 scaffold0026, whole genome shotgun sequence, the proteins below share one genomic window:
- the LOC143219371 gene encoding uncharacterized protein LOC143219371, with the protein MGDYPRQAMLQRKILRTVENFKKIGQANVTLEKVLGRLSILEDVWIAFQEGHLALLASTTEEERLETPYFTEEQFDSTEDAYLIAKDYLLEAKASLEPKVVSPLQCPSDKGFISTVRPSLDLTHLPHVPLPPFDGDFNNWETFRDRFKGLIIANRDLSDSTRMHYLVSSLTGPALEAIQHISVTSDNFSIAWATLTSRFESKRILIKTHLSNLIDLPHVKQESASELQALIDRANAAVSSLKKLDRSPEQIGEDMLVHLVTRKLDTITLEKWTAFSAEKPGISTFTELSNYIASRTKILNEVALNIVRGSDETTTSATSLHVATPIGPVPHTDPASNGSYSGCPLCHSRHYLSNCRSYLAEPQSKRREIIIRLKRCLNCLSRRHATTECTSKYSCRVCQQRHHSSLHHEADSRAMTSASSLPRTVTANHVSDQYTLGGESAVTSLRASTSHGSASRVLLATAWVRVRVPSGQEAIIRALLDQGSEATLVSENLVQTLRAKRIPRNVKVSAVGGVDVKDVRSVIAIQITPVTSNTPVLYTTALVLPSLTQYRAQSIPDPSSLPYLAGLPLADADPSTHHPVDIIIGADLFGDVILNGLRKGMHGQPIAQQSIFGWVISGPIPSRSDDLNPSHSLLSHNVTIRCTSPDTPIDTLEAELRRFWEVECIPRATPRLTASERQCEEHFRDTHSRTSDGRFQVRLPFKQDPPFDIGQSRPIAEKMYRSLGRKFQKNPELRREYSAFMSEYERLGHMERVNTGSSLPDRTIYIPHHPVLRPSSSTTHLRVVFNASALTSNGRSLNDFLLSGPKLQTDLPSVILRWRHHRYVYTADIAKMYRQILVDPRDTSFQRILWHDSPSQAPHEFSLRTVTYGMTCAPFLALRVLQQLAFVEGADFPLAIPILKDQIYVDDVLFGDDTLDTVRTLRDQLTGLLRRGKFELRKWASNSPTLLQDIDPTNHGLACSIDLAVDDSVKVLGVSWNPSRDQFIINIALPTVPPRTKRSILATIAKLYDPLGWVTPATITAKIFMQTLWRRHHQWDEPLSLDLVNQWETIYSGLSQLHDLSLARWTGLLSNAHTIELHGFSDASSYAYAAVVYLKVITHDGTAVISLLTGKSKVAPITPTSVPRLELSAAVLLAHLIEFVRPSLGSRSVSCYCWTDSSIVLAWLRDHPSRWKTFVAHRVHDIQCRVPDSEWRHVPTSCNPADCASRGLFGQELRDHPLWWTGPQWLRWPQHCWPSDPPAPTDVPLSEARSAAVHTCSQTSSWTLASRFSSWAKLIRITAYLFKFIHALHARKNTSSPISSNGRTVSVDECSEARIFWIKSIQREQFPTELEALTHGRSLSTKSSIMSLNPFIDSDGILRVGGRLHKAPIPIAQKHPILLASHSLVDLIISQAHLRTLHGGVQLTLSTLRREFWILSARSLVKRVIHRCVVCVRERAKVPEQLMGSLPAARVNSPLQCFSHCGVDYAGPVQVRASAGRGIKTRKAYIALFICLASRAIHLELVGDYSTPAFLNAFDRFCSRRGLPSDMYSDNGTTFAGANNELARAYRAALRDPNFQNKSAHDKISWHFIPPVAPHFGGLWEAGVRSVKHHLRRVLGDRMLSFEEFTTLLCRIEACLNSRPIAPLSDALDDCEPLTPGHFLIGTALTTSPEPSVLHLNENRLSRWQLVRHKIERFWRLWQSDYVNTLQQRSRWRQTRTPLELGQLVLIRHPTAPPCKWKLGRVTRLHPGSDGLTRVVTVRTAHSEFQRPIVQLCALPVSSSSTSN; encoded by the coding sequence ATGGGGGACTATCCACGCCAAGCGATGCTACAGCGGAAGATCCTACGGACcgtggaaaatttcaaaaagatcGGGCAAGCCAACGTGACTCTGGAGAAAGTCCTGGGCCGCCTCTCCATTCTCGAGGACGTGTGGATCGCATTCCAGGAAGGTCATCTCGCCCTGCTCGCGTCGACCACTGAGGAGGAGCGGCTTGAAACTCCGTACTTCACGGAGGAGCAGTTCGACTCCACGGAAGACGCCTACCTCATCGCCAAGGACTACCTGCTAGAAGCGAAAGCGTCCCTGGAACCGAAAGTCGTGAGTCCATTACAATGTCCGAGCGATAAAGGCTTTATCTCAACTGTTAGGCCGTCGTTAGATCTCACGCACTTACCTCACGTTCCGTTACCTCCGTTCGATGGCGATTTTAATAACTGGGAAACGTTCCGGGACCGTTTTAAAGGCCTGATCATTGCGAATCGCGATCTCTCAGACTCCACTCGCATGCATTATCTTGTCTCCTCATTGACTGGTCCCGCGCTTGAGGCTATACAGCACATTTCAGTTACTTCCGATAATTTTTCAATCGCGTGGGCCACCTTAACCTCGCGGTTCGAAAGCAAGCGCATTCTGATTAAGACTCACTTGTCCAATCTCATCGACCTACCGCACGTTAAACAGGAATCCGCGAGCGAACTCCAAGCGTTGATCGATCGCGCTAACGCCGCTGTATCAAGTTTAAAAAAGCTCGATCGTTCTCCTGAGCAGATCGGTGAGGACATGCTCGTACATCTGGTCACTCGCAAACTCGACACAATTACGTTGGAGAAATGGACTGCCTTTTCCGCGGAAAAGCCCGGAATCTCGACTTTTACGGAATTGTCGAATTACATTGCGTCGCGCACTAAGATTCTCAACGAAGTCGCTCTTAATATTGTACGCGGTTCGGATGAGACGACGACAAGCGCGACCAGTCTTCACGTTGCTACGCCGATCGGGCCCGTTCCGCATACAGATCCCGCCTCCAACGGATCATATTCCGGGTGTCCCCTGTGTCATTCGCGACATTATTTAAGTAATTGTCGATCTTATTTGGCCGAGCCTCAGAGTAAACGTCGCGAGATCATTATCCGGTTGAAGCGATGTCTTAATTGTCTCAGTCGCCGACATGCAACCACTGAATGTACTAGTAAATATTCGTGCCGAGTTTGCCAACAACGTCATCACTCGTCGTTACACCACGAAGCGGACTCTCGCGCGATGACGTCAGCCTCCTCGCTCCCGCGAACGGTGACGGCGAACCACGTTTCGGACCAGTATACATTAGGCGGCGAATCTGCCGTGACGTCACTCCGCGCGTCAACATCTCACGGCTCCGCGTCACGCGTACTCTTAGCCACCGCATGGGTAAGAGTACGTGTCCCGTCAGGACAAGAAGCAATTATTCGCGCATTGCTGGACCAGGGGTCCGAAGCGACTCTAGTGTCCGAAAATCTGGTTCAAACGCTGCGAGCGAAACGTATCCCGCGGAACGTAAAAGTGTCGGCTGTAGGCGGTGTTGACGTTAAAGACGTTCGTTCGGTCATCGCGATACAAATTACGCCGGTAACGTCCAACACTCCCGTGCTTTACACAACCGCATTAGTCTTGCCCTCGCTGACACAGTACCGTGCACAGTCAATTCCGGATCCATCGTCCCTTCCGTATCTCGCCGGTCTTCCGTTGGCCGATGCGGATCCCTCAACTCATCATCCAGTAGACATAATTATCGGCGCCGATTTATTTGGGGACGTAATCCTCAACGGACTTCGTAAGGGAATGCATGGACAGCCCATCGCACAGCAGTCGATTTTCGGGTGGGTGATTTCGGGTCCTATTCCATCCCGATCCGACGATCTTAATCCTTCACATAGTCTGCTCAGTCACAATGTGACAATTCGTTGCACGAGCCCCGATACTCCAATCGACACTCTCGAAGCGGAATTGCGGCGATTCTGGGAGGTGGAGTGCATTCCTCGCGCTACACCGCGATTAACGGCGTCGGAACGACAGTGTGAAGAACACTTTCGAGACACACATTCGCGCACGTCAGACGGTCGTTTTCAGGTTCGGCTCCCATTCAAGCAGGACCCGCCATTCGATATCGGACAGTCGCGACCAATCGCGGAAAAAATGTATCGTTCGCTGGGTCGCAAATTTCAGAAAAACCCAGAACTTCGGCGAGAGTACTCAGCGTTTATGAGCGAATACGAAAGACTCGGCCATATGGAGCGCGTGAACACCGGCTCTTCACTCCCTGATCGCACAATATACATCCCGCACCACCCAGTTCTCCGGCCATCTAGTTCGACCACACACTTGCGTGTGGTATTCAATGCCTCGGCACTCACATCGAATGGCCGCTCATTGAACGATTTCTTGCTTTCCGGGCCGAAGCTTCAGACGGATCTCCCATCCGTCATCCTGCGATGGCGACATCATCGTTACGTATACACCGCTGATATTGCGAAAATGTATCGTCAAATCCTAGTAGACCCTCGCGATACAAGTTTCCAGCGAATCCTCTGGCATGACTCTCCGTCACAGGCGCCTCATGAATTTTCGCTACGCACCGTCACATACGGTATGACGTGCGCTCCATTTCTCGCACTTCGAGTCCTCCAGCAACTCGCTTTCGTCGAAGGCGCAGATTTTCCACTCGCGATTCCCATTCTAAAGGATCAAATTTACGTCGATGATGTTTTGTTCGGGGATGATACACTCGACACCGTTCGCACTCTTCGTGACCAACTCACTGGTCTCCTTCGCCGAGGTAAATTCGAACTTCGGAAATGGGCAAGTAATTCCCCCACACTCCTGCAGGACATCGATCCAACCAATCATGGGCTAGCTTGCTCAATAGATCTCGCCGTAGACGACAGCGTAAAAGTCCTTGGCGTTTCTTGGAACCCGTCGCGCGACCAGTTTATAATCAACATTGCTTTACCGACAGTTCCCCCGCGTACCAAACGTTCGATCCTTGCAACCATTGCAAAATTATACGATCCATTGGGCTGGGTCACCCCTGCGACTATCACAGCAAAGATATTCATGCAAACTCTATGGCGTCGTCACCACCAGTGGGACGAGCCCCTCTCGTTAGATTTGGTCAATCAATGGGAAACCATCTATTCAGGTTTATCACAATTGCACGACCTTAGCTTAGCCCGATGGACTGGTCTGTTGTCAAATGCCCATACCATCGAACTTCATGGGTTTTCAGACGCCTCGTCCTACGCTTATGCTGCGGTCGTCTATTTGAAGGTCATCACTCATGACGGAACGGCCGTCATATCCCTCCTAACTGGGAAGTCAAAGGTCGCGCCGATCACTCCAACCTCCGTTCCGAGGCTCGAATTATCTGCAGCCGTGTTATTGGCTCATCTAATAGAATTCGTCCGCCCGTCACTGGGCTCGAGATCCGTCTCCTGCTACTGCTGGACGGATTCGTCCATCGTTCTCGCCTGGTTACGCGATCACCCATCGCGATGGAAAACGTTCGTTGCGCACCGAGTCCACGACattcaatgtcgcgttcccGACTCCGAATGGCGTCACGTACCTACGTCTTGCAATCCAGCCGATTGCGCATCACGCGGTTTGTTCGGTCAGGAATTGCGCGATCATCCATTGTGGTGGACGGGCCCCCAATGGCTACGCTGGCCTCAACACTGTTGGCCTTCCGACCCCCCGGCCCCCACTGACGTACCTCTCTCGGAGGCAAGATCCGCTGCGGTGCACACCTGTTCGCAAACTTCTTCATGGACTCTCGCTTCTCGGTTCTCATCCTGGGCGAAGTTAATCCGAATCACCGCGTACTTATTCAAATTCATTCACGCCCTTCACGCCCGGAAAAATACTTCATCACCGATTTCCTCTAACGGTCGCACCGTGTCGGTCGACGAGTGCTCGGAAGCTCGCATCTTTTGGATAAAGTCCATACAACGCGAACAATTCCCAACGGAGCTTGAAGCCCTCACTCACGGTCGATCTCTCTCCACCAAAAGCTCAATCATGTCTCTTAATCCCTTTATCGACAGCGACGGCATACTTCGTGTCGGAGGGCGACTTCATAAAGCTCCGATTCCCATTGCTCAAAAACACCCAATTCTGTTAGCGTCTCACTCGCTAGTCGACTTGATCATTTCCCAAGCACATCTTCGAACATTACACGGAGGGGTACAGCTCACTTTAAGCACGCTCCGTCGAGAATTTTGGATATTGAGCGCGCGATCTCTTGTCAAACGCGTCATTCACCGGTGTGTAGTCTGCGTACGCGAACGGGCGAAGGTTCCGGAGCAACTCATGGGTAGCTTGCCCGCCGCGAGAGTAAATTCACCTCTCCAATGTTTTTCGCATTGTGGCGTTGACTATGCCGGACCAGTTCAAGTCCGAGCATCCGCCGGCCGAGGCATTAAAACCCGCAAAGCGTACATCGCACTCTTCATCTGCTTAGCCAGTCGTGCCATCCATCTAGAACTTGTCGGGGATTACTCTACCCCGGCGTTTTTAAACGCATTTGATCGATTCTGCTCGCGGCGTGGACTTCCGTCCGACATGTATTCGGATAACGGTACGACTTTCGCCGGCGCCAATAATGAATTGGCTCGCGCGTACCGCGCAGCTTTACGCGACCCTAACTTTCAGAATAAATCGGCTCACGACAAGATTTCGTGGCACTTCATTCCTCCAGTAGCACCACATTTCGGCGGGTTGTGGGAAGCTGGGGTGCGCAGTGTGAAGCATCATTTACGCCGCGTATTAGGTGATCGCATGCTCTCTTTTGAAGAGTTCACGACGCTTCTATGTCGAATCGAGGCCTGCCTGAATTCGAGACCGATCGCCCCCCTCTCCGACGCGCTGGACGACTGCGAACCATTAACTCCGGGGCATTTTCTCATAGGGACTGCTCTAACTACTTCCCCGGAGCCTTCCGTTTTACACCTCAACGAAAATCGCCTGTCGCGATGGCAATTAGTACGCCATAAAATCGAACGTTTTTGGAGATTGTGGCAATCTGACTACGTCAACACCCTCCAACAGCGTAGTCGATGGCGACAAACTCGAACCCCGTTGGAACTCGGACAACTAGTCCTAATTCGACATCCGACAGCTCCCCCATGTAAATGGAAGCTGGGTCGAGTCACGCGCCTCCACCCTGGGTCGGACGGACTCACACGAGTAGTCACGGTACGCACCGCTCACTCCGAATTCCAACGACCAATCGTACAACTCTGCGCTCTGCCTGTGAGCAGTTCCTCGACTTCGAATTAG